In the Malus domestica chromosome 16, GDT2T_hap1 genome, one interval contains:
- the LOC108172875 gene encoding ubiquitin C-terminal hydrolase 12-like isoform X2 — protein sequence MMSLNFDDQDGILRTILDAPPTHYTVKVQSISLLTKHNMEKYESGDFEARGYKWKLVFFPNGNKNRNVKEHISLYLVMSGAIAPQISSEVSAVVRLFILNQNNGNYFVLQEPKERRFLLRKNWRTQL from the exons ATGATGAGTCTCAACTTCGATGACCAAGATG GGATACTGAGAACAATTTTGGATGCACCACCAACCCATTACACAGTAAAAGTACAATCGATTTCGTTGCTCACCAAACATAACATGGAGAAATATGAATCTGGGGACTTTGAAGCCAGAGGATACAAATG GAAACTGGTTTTCTTTCCGAATGGAAACAAGAATAGGAATGTGAAAGAGCACATCTCTCTCTACTTGGTAATGTCTGGAGCAATTGCTCCCCAGATTTCTTCGGAAGTGTCCGCTGTTGTCAGGTTGTTTATACTCAATCAGAACAACGGCAATTACTTCGTTCTTCAAG AACCAAAGGAAAGGCGGTTTCTGTTGAGGAAAAATTGGAGGACACAACTCTAG